A genomic window from Sphingobacterium spiritivorum includes:
- a CDS encoding DinB family protein: protein MKIESSTLINELIELTTHHIALAQQLQHYSPDELNKRPYEGSWSTLECIEHLNRYADFYLPEIEQRIKSNSAPSRKIFQSGLLGNYFANMMLPKSKLNKMKTFKQMDPIGSQLTADVIRTFILQQQHLIHILNTAREADLQKIKTSISISRWIKIRLGDTFCVLIYHNERHMQQIKRIGIL from the coding sequence ATGAAAATAGAATCCTCTACATTGATTAATGAACTGATTGAGCTGACCACTCACCATATAGCATTGGCGCAACAGCTACAACATTACTCTCCGGACGAACTCAACAAACGACCCTATGAGGGATCCTGGAGTACACTGGAATGCATAGAACACCTCAACAGGTATGCAGACTTTTACCTTCCGGAAATTGAACAACGCATAAAATCAAACTCTGCCCCTTCCCGAAAAATTTTTCAAAGTGGTCTGCTTGGAAATTACTTTGCCAATATGATGCTGCCCAAAAGTAAACTCAATAAGATGAAGACTTTTAAACAAATGGATCCTATCGGTAGTCAGCTCACTGCAGATGTGATCCGTACCTTTATCCTGCAACAGCAGCATCTCATCCACATTCTGAACACCGCCAGAGAAGCGGATCTTCAAAAAATAAAAACAAGCATCAGCATTTCCCGATGGATTAAGATCAGACTGGGAGACACTTTCTGCGTACTGATCTACCATAATGAAAGACATATGCAACAGATAAAAAGAATAGGGATATTGTGA
- a CDS encoding endonuclease/exonuclease/phosphatase family protein — translation MNKLKILMLTCFVSIASLACSSDKKEIPEPKTEKSKLTVITYNIHHGAPENSEVVNLENIANTIKQKNPDLVALQEVDVNVPRSGKVDQAKKLAELLNMNYYFSKSLDYNGGEYGVAILSKFPISNTRRLELPMPVAGEKRTVALATIDLGNGKMLEFASTHLDLNVPNRTAQATFLNELSVQLNKPIMIGGDYNAESNSVELTELRKQYTLSCVNGCPNSFPVRNPTKAIDFVASNKLAVQQYSLLSAVALTGSYASDHLPVVAIYNY, via the coding sequence ATGAATAAACTTAAAATTTTGATGCTTACCTGCTTTGTCAGTATTGCATCACTGGCCTGTTCCAGCGATAAGAAGGAAATCCCGGAGCCGAAAACAGAAAAAAGTAAACTGACGGTTATCACGTATAATATCCATCATGGAGCACCGGAAAACTCGGAGGTGGTCAATCTGGAAAATATTGCAAACACAATCAAACAGAAAAATCCGGATCTCGTTGCATTGCAGGAGGTGGATGTCAATGTGCCTCGTTCAGGTAAAGTAGACCAGGCAAAGAAATTAGCCGAGCTATTGAATATGAACTATTATTTTTCTAAATCATTAGATTATAACGGAGGAGAATATGGGGTCGCCATATTGAGTAAATTTCCGATCTCGAACACCAGGAGACTGGAACTTCCTATGCCTGTTGCCGGAGAGAAAAGAACTGTGGCATTGGCAACAATAGATCTGGGAAATGGAAAGATGCTGGAGTTTGCGTCTACTCATCTGGATCTGAATGTTCCTAATCGTACGGCACAGGCTACTTTTCTCAATGAACTGAGTGTGCAGCTCAATAAACCGATTATGATTGGCGGAGATTATAACGCTGAAAGTAATTCGGTAGAATTGACCGAATTGCGTAAACAATATACCTTGTCCTGTGTCAATGGTTGTCCCAATTCTTTTCCTGTACGTAATCCGACAAAGGCAATAGATTTTGTTGCGTCTAACAAACTGGCTGTTCAGCAGTATAGTTTGTTATCAGCAGTCGCACTTACAGGGAGTTATGCTTCAGATCACCTTCCTGTAGTGGCGATATACAATTACTAG
- a CDS encoding endonuclease/exonuclease/phosphatase family protein: MKSNTILYGLLSLFILVSLSSCRKSYSAGDWDILPEKETPNPIDSGSNAPTKTLKVMSVNMRLSTIPDFATMITYIKEYSPDLLFLRQIDSATTRVEKVNRPQVMADSLGMEVFFKKNFDYQTGGFGNAVLSKFPIKEKVAQILRREDGNTAELRSAVMIRVEVEKDHDVYFAGTELDPSVVNNRNLQVVDLLNMTEKITEPVILVGNFNEQESANGQVLSYLKGSFTFACLGAGCPMNSPKASPTGIYDYITFKGAGGKLALSNYLAFPKSANTFLPMTASFKLKIEQ; the protein is encoded by the coding sequence ATGAAAAGCAACACGATATTATATGGCTTACTTAGCCTTTTTATATTAGTTTCTCTTTCTTCCTGCCGTAAGTCTTACAGTGCAGGAGACTGGGATATTCTGCCGGAAAAAGAAACCCCTAATCCTATAGATTCGGGAAGTAATGCTCCGACAAAAACGTTAAAAGTGATGTCTGTCAATATGCGTCTCAGTACGATTCCTGACTTTGCAACCATGATCACCTATATCAAAGAGTATAGTCCCGATCTGTTGTTTCTGAGACAGATAGATAGTGCAACGACACGGGTAGAGAAAGTCAACAGACCTCAGGTGATGGCAGATTCATTGGGTATGGAAGTATTTTTCAAAAAGAACTTTGATTACCAGACCGGAGGGTTCGGAAATGCAGTTCTTTCCAAATTTCCGATCAAAGAAAAAGTTGCACAAATCCTGAGACGTGAAGATGGAAATACGGCAGAACTGCGGAGTGCCGTGATGATTCGTGTGGAAGTAGAGAAAGATCATGATGTGTATTTTGCAGGAACAGAGCTGGATCCTTCTGTCGTGAACAACAGAAATCTGCAGGTGGTAGATCTCCTGAATATGACAGAAAAGATTACTGAACCTGTGATCCTGGTGGGTAATTTTAATGAGCAGGAGAGTGCGAACGGGCAAGTGCTCAGCTACTTAAAAGGCTCATTCACTTTTGCCTGTCTGGGTGCAGGATGTCCGATGAATTCACCGAAAGCCAGTCCTACAGGTATATATGATTATATCACTTTCAAAGGTGCGGGCGGGAAACTGGCTCTGTCCAATTATCTGGCCTTTCCGAAATCTGCAAATACTTTTCTGCCGATGACAGCTTCTTTTAAACTTAAAATCGAACAATAA
- a CDS encoding RagB/SusD family nutrient uptake outer membrane protein — MKNNIKYLVYSMLSLSLLQTSCESFLTIDSPTGVTDEQWWNTETDAYNAIASVYVGIPGGSSGRNIMYYAGLTDEAVHRGDFKGDYDSFTRGLATSRWGVANSIWQDDYICVRRANRFLENVDRVYMDATLKDRMKLEARALRAYYHMELMLLFGDIPLLERSLTPEENTQPRTAEQKVYEFVVSELKYCAENLPSSYVNADRWRMTSGVCWSLLSRLGLIKKDFELAKTASKKVIESGVYKLWVNNTNRSASYSELFSYVGELNDERIFFKENGCSNAWTTFAPFGIGGETYLSPTNKVIDNYETRQGKTIQELGRDSMLVYQKNPNFNNNRDPRLRASVFVPYESFQGQYTLDPFYNPSDKIGETKSTATGYWIKKYVDARDRQSKSGSLDFMIIRYAEILLNYSEALIESGEWNHADVTRYINEVRSRAAMPAINTGLYNSQAKMRELIRRERQAELAFEGGRYFDIRRWGIDTEVLNGEVYGATNPTTGELVKVQTRKYSRSREGLWPIPENEIIANPNIVQNPNY; from the coding sequence ATGAAAAATAATATTAAATATTTAGTTTACAGTATGTTGTCTCTGTCTTTGCTGCAGACTTCATGCGAAAGTTTTCTGACCATTGATAGCCCCACAGGTGTGACGGATGAGCAGTGGTGGAATACGGAAACGGATGCTTACAATGCGATAGCTTCTGTATATGTCGGTATCCCGGGAGGTTCGTCCGGGCGTAATATTATGTACTATGCCGGCCTGACAGATGAAGCGGTGCACCGTGGAGATTTTAAAGGAGACTACGATAGTTTTACCCGTGGACTGGCAACCAGCAGATGGGGAGTTGCCAATTCCATTTGGCAGGATGATTACATCTGTGTGAGAAGAGCAAACCGATTTCTTGAAAATGTAGACCGTGTATATATGGATGCCACACTCAAGGATAGAATGAAACTGGAAGCAAGAGCGCTGAGAGCTTATTATCATATGGAACTGATGCTGCTATTCGGGGATATTCCGTTACTGGAGCGTTCGCTCACTCCCGAAGAAAATACACAACCCCGTACAGCGGAACAAAAGGTCTATGAATTTGTTGTCAGTGAACTGAAATACTGTGCCGAAAACTTACCTTCCTCTTATGTCAATGCGGATCGCTGGCGTATGACGAGTGGTGTCTGCTGGTCGCTGTTATCCCGATTGGGACTGATCAAAAAAGATTTTGAACTCGCTAAGACAGCATCCAAAAAAGTAATAGAGTCTGGTGTCTACAAACTGTGGGTCAATAATACAAACCGATCTGCGAGCTATAGCGAATTGTTTAGCTATGTGGGCGAACTGAATGATGAGCGTATATTCTTTAAGGAGAACGGATGCAGCAATGCATGGACTACATTTGCGCCTTTTGGTATAGGCGGTGAGACCTATCTGTCACCTACCAATAAAGTGATAGATAACTACGAAACCAGACAAGGAAAGACTATTCAGGAATTAGGTCGTGATTCTATGCTAGTCTATCAGAAGAATCCGAATTTCAATAATAACAGAGATCCGAGGTTGCGTGCTTCGGTATTTGTACCGTATGAAAGTTTTCAGGGACAGTATACGTTAGATCCGTTTTATAATCCCAGTGATAAGATAGGGGAGACCAAGTCTACCGCTACAGGGTACTGGATTAAGAAATATGTAGATGCACGCGATAGACAGTCTAAGAGTGGCAGTCTGGATTTTATGATCATTCGCTATGCTGAAATTTTATTGAATTACTCCGAAGCGCTTATTGAATCCGGTGAATGGAATCATGCTGATGTTACCAGATACATCAATGAGGTGCGGTCCAGAGCAGCTATGCCTGCGATCAATACCGGGCTTTATAATTCGCAGGCTAAGATGAGAGAACTTATCCGAAGAGAAAGACAGGCAGAGCTTGCATTTGAAGGAGGTCGTTATTTTGATATCCGCAGATGGGGCATTGATACTGAAGTGTTGAACGGTGAGGTGTACGGAGCGACCAATCCTACAACCGGAGAACTGGTAAAAGTCCAGACTCGCAAGTATAGCCGATCCCGCGAAGGACTGTGGCCGATCCCGGAAAATGAAATTATTGCTAATCCTAATATAGTTCAAAATCCAAATTATTAA
- a CDS encoding TonB-dependent receptor produces MKKKQSWQELAGWRHFDVKFYYYMKVTSLLTTLLFMTFAAKAYSQRVSLKLSNVTFKVFLQSIQDQTNVALLYNDHLIENKRISVQANQVELRELLKRELPKYGLDYTISGNQITLVPSAVIRTVATENRPQEMIRIKGRVFNSGEPPQALSSVSVAVLGGSQGVHTDEGGYYELEVPKGATLVFSMVGYHSKQVPVSKTENNLTISLLENVSDLEEVVVVGMTEMQRKHIASSVASLDIKSSIEGKPITNLSQSLQGGVTGLQVQQGSGLPGGDAASIKIRGISTLNNSDPLVLVDGVPMDMNHIDPVTIESVTILKDAAAAAIYGARAANGVILVTTKRGKAGQINILYDGYLGMQTPTILPEFVDAPTYMRMYNYAQVASGGQVFYSDDQIAKTEAGDDPVNYPNTNWTKELIDEYSPLTSHSLSVSGGNDVARFAVTGNYMNQQGMIPQNKMDRFNIRANTSVSLSKRFLINLDVLGIRRNTMYPNRPISNGGSRLLDDLYRLPPTVLPKYPQEEGWPTIYGRYADIVNPIAYSEVGGSIGYQYDQATINLQPKWSITNDLNIRGQFSYRLNSDVYKQNRDNYYFFDYYTKQLVQTWAVQRDAYSEVRDTYYYLSGAVDYSKNFGKHNLFAMGGFSMEKFNNGYWNSSALVSSYAKVNYAYADRYLLEASFRADGSSKFGPNNKYGYFPSVAFGWNVHNESFFNVEAISNFKIRASYGQLGNENIGLYRYQNLINTSNGTESVWGNPDISWEKVNILDIGLDMALFQNKLSLTFDYYDKKTSDVILYPSVAPSGAIGSAPLNAGEVTNKGVELSLNYNGKLSQDFDFSVRPGITYNKNKITDLLGGPYISGIEINEKGSSIKSYYGYASNGILQYSDFEADKTTAKVPVVAGQGPGDIKYIDLNGDGIIDENDQQIIGDPTPRINYFANFNFRYKNVDLEFLLQGTGDHDYSGNLGGKSAGYLWHPLNMSASGGVPTTYRAANTWRENNQDAIFPRLLANPATNVLRSDFWLFNARYMRVKFIQLGYRLNPAFMNKYGIKSSRIYMNVQNPFIFTGVKMADPESQGGSYTYAIMKTFSLGLTVNF; encoded by the coding sequence ATGAAAAAAAAGCAATCCTGGCAAGAATTGGCCGGGTGGAGGCATTTTGATGTCAAATTCTACTATTATATGAAAGTTACCTCCCTCTTGACTACTTTACTTTTTATGACATTTGCCGCCAAAGCCTATTCACAGCGGGTGTCTTTAAAACTAAGTAATGTTACCTTTAAAGTCTTTCTGCAATCTATTCAGGATCAGACTAATGTAGCATTACTCTACAACGATCACCTTATCGAAAATAAGCGGATATCCGTACAGGCGAATCAGGTGGAATTGCGTGAGCTTCTGAAACGGGAGCTGCCGAAGTACGGTCTGGATTATACTATCAGTGGTAATCAGATTACGCTGGTTCCCTCTGCTGTAATCCGCACTGTAGCAACAGAAAACCGGCCGCAGGAAATGATCCGGATCAAAGGCCGTGTATTTAACAGCGGAGAACCTCCGCAGGCACTTTCATCCGTCTCTGTCGCTGTACTGGGCGGAAGTCAAGGTGTGCATACCGATGAAGGTGGATACTACGAACTGGAAGTGCCTAAAGGTGCGACCTTAGTCTTCAGTATGGTGGGATACCATAGCAAACAGGTTCCTGTCAGCAAGACTGAAAATAACCTGACCATTTCTCTGTTGGAGAATGTTTCGGATCTGGAAGAGGTCGTTGTCGTGGGGATGACCGAAATGCAGCGTAAGCATATTGCAAGTTCTGTCGCCAGTCTGGATATCAAGTCCAGTATTGAAGGTAAGCCTATTACCAATCTTTCTCAATCATTGCAGGGTGGAGTGACAGGTTTACAGGTACAACAGGGATCCGGTCTTCCGGGAGGAGATGCGGCCAGTATAAAGATCAGAGGGATCTCTACTTTAAATAACTCCGATCCGCTGGTGTTGGTCGATGGGGTACCTATGGATATGAACCATATCGATCCGGTGACTATTGAAAGTGTAACTATTCTGAAAGATGCAGCAGCTGCGGCTATATATGGAGCGAGAGCAGCGAATGGTGTGATTCTGGTGACCACCAAACGGGGTAAAGCCGGTCAGATCAATATTTTATATGACGGATATCTGGGCATGCAGACACCAACGATACTGCCTGAATTCGTAGATGCCCCGACTTATATGCGTATGTATAACTATGCACAGGTGGCTTCAGGCGGACAGGTATTTTATTCGGACGATCAGATTGCGAAGACAGAAGCCGGAGATGATCCGGTCAATTATCCGAATACCAACTGGACAAAGGAACTGATCGATGAGTACTCTCCTTTGACATCACATTCGCTATCGGTTAGCGGAGGGAATGATGTGGCGCGATTTGCAGTAACGGGTAATTATATGAATCAGCAGGGAATGATCCCGCAGAACAAGATGGACCGCTTTAATATACGTGCCAATACCTCGGTATCCTTGTCCAAAAGATTTTTAATTAATCTGGATGTATTGGGGATCCGCCGGAATACGATGTATCCTAACCGACCCATTTCGAACGGGGGCAGCCGTTTGCTGGATGATCTGTACAGGCTTCCGCCTACGGTATTGCCTAAATATCCTCAGGAAGAAGGCTGGCCGACTATTTACGGACGCTATGCAGATATTGTCAATCCGATAGCGTATTCTGAAGTAGGGGGAAGTATAGGATACCAGTATGATCAGGCTACGATCAATCTTCAGCCCAAATGGTCTATTACTAATGATTTGAATATCAGGGGACAATTCAGTTACCGGCTCAACAGTGATGTATATAAGCAAAACAGGGATAATTATTATTTCTTTGATTACTATACCAAGCAACTTGTACAGACCTGGGCTGTTCAGCGTGATGCGTATTCTGAAGTACGGGATACCTATTACTACCTCAGTGGTGCTGTAGATTACAGTAAGAATTTTGGTAAACACAATCTTTTTGCGATGGGTGGTTTTTCAATGGAAAAATTCAACAACGGATACTGGAATTCTTCAGCTCTGGTATCTTCTTATGCAAAGGTCAACTATGCTTATGCAGATCGCTATCTGCTGGAAGCCTCTTTCCGTGCAGACGGCTCATCCAAATTCGGCCCTAATAATAAATACGGATATTTTCCCTCTGTTGCATTTGGCTGGAATGTGCACAATGAATCTTTCTTTAATGTAGAGGCAATAAGCAATTTTAAGATCAGAGCTTCGTATGGTCAGCTTGGAAATGAGAATATAGGATTGTACCGCTATCAGAATCTGATCAATACCAGTAATGGCACAGAGAGTGTATGGGGTAATCCGGATATTTCGTGGGAAAAAGTGAATATTCTGGATATCGGTTTGGATATGGCTTTGTTTCAGAATAAACTAAGCCTGACTTTTGATTACTACGATAAGAAGACTTCAGATGTTATTCTGTATCCTTCCGTAGCTCCTTCAGGCGCCATAGGTTCTGCTCCGTTAAATGCCGGTGAGGTGACCAACAAAGGGGTGGAACTTTCATTGAATTATAATGGTAAACTGAGCCAGGATTTTGACTTTTCAGTCCGCCCCGGTATTACGTATAATAAAAATAAGATCACTGATCTGCTTGGCGGACCTTATATCAGCGGTATAGAGATCAACGAAAAAGGTTCCAGTATCAAAAGTTATTACGGGTATGCTTCCAACGGAATTCTGCAGTATTCGGATTTTGAAGCAGACAAGACGACAGCCAAAGTACCTGTTGTAGCCGGGCAGGGGCCCGGAGATATCAAGTATATCGATCTTAACGGAGACGGTATCATCGATGAGAATGATCAGCAGATCATAGGTGATCCGACACCGCGTATCAATTATTTTGCAAATTTTAATTTCCGGTATAAAAATGTGGATCTGGAATTTCTGCTTCAGGGTACCGGTGATCATGATTATTCGGGCAATCTCGGAGGTAAATCTGCAGGATACTTATGGCACCCACTTAACATGAGTGCTTCCGGAGGAGTGCCTACAACCTACAGAGCAGCCAATACCTGGCGTGAAAATAATCAGGATGCAATCTTTCCACGCTTACTGGCGAATCCGGCTACAAATGTGTTGCGGAGTGATTTCTGGTTGTTCAATGCACGGTATATGCGTGTCAAATTTATTCAATTAGGCTACAGGCTCAATCCTGCTTTTATGAATAAGTATGGTATCAAATCCAGCCGTATCTATATGAACGTGCAGAACCCGTTTATTTTTACGGGTGTGAAAATGGCGGATCCCGAATCTCAGGGCGGTTCTTATACCTATGCTATTATGAAAACATTTTCTCTGGGTCTAACTGTTAATTTTTAA
- a CDS encoding FecR family protein, protein MEKHRNQLKKIFDLPENEQLTDPERAELMASVIRRGRQKRHRSVYMMLTAACVLLIGSLFIFYPRADDTSFDLSRVAEFNQKRFESTDQIQIVKSKIFISPITNDSGLLSGDVSYAADSMLDLSDESAASYTTIYVPNGHRQEVTLTDGTRVWLNAGSYLTMDKNMRGKERRVYLNGEAYFDVTHTGKPFFVQMKAHTVEVVGTSFNINSYERDQQTTVELITGKVLFHSNSKGFEKIAMSPGQRIAAYENPGRVVIDKSGVAQDILWTKKQISLNKIRLQDLFRKIERLYNVSIDADPALDNIDLSYSGRLDLREDVVAVLKNIYELRDYQIILKEKEVTIRKPKSTK, encoded by the coding sequence TTGGAAAAGCATAGAAACCAATTAAAAAAAATATTTGATCTGCCGGAAAATGAACAGCTGACAGATCCGGAAAGAGCAGAACTGATGGCCTCTGTAATCCGTCGCGGACGGCAAAAGAGACATCGTTCGGTATACATGATGCTCACTGCAGCCTGTGTCTTATTAATCGGATCACTTTTTATTTTCTACCCCCGGGCGGACGACACCTCATTCGACCTTTCTAGGGTTGCGGAATTTAATCAGAAGCGATTTGAATCTACCGATCAGATTCAGATTGTCAAATCTAAAATCTTCATTTCACCTATTACCAATGATTCCGGTCTGCTGTCCGGAGATGTTTCCTATGCTGCAGATAGTATGCTGGATTTGTCTGATGAGTCAGCAGCTTCTTACACTACGATATATGTTCCGAACGGACACCGGCAGGAAGTCACGTTGACAGATGGTACCAGAGTCTGGCTAAATGCTGGATCTTACCTCACGATGGACAAAAATATGAGGGGCAAAGAGCGTAGGGTTTACCTTAACGGAGAAGCCTATTTTGATGTGACACATACCGGGAAGCCATTTTTTGTACAGATGAAAGCGCATACGGTAGAGGTCGTAGGTACTTCATTTAATATCAATAGCTATGAACGTGATCAGCAGACTACTGTGGAGCTGATCACGGGAAAAGTGTTGTTTCATAGTAATAGCAAAGGTTTTGAGAAAATAGCAATGAGTCCCGGACAGCGTATTGCTGCTTATGAGAATCCAGGCAGGGTGGTGATTGATAAGTCGGGCGTGGCGCAGGATATTCTGTGGACCAAAAAGCAAATATCATTGAATAAGATCAGACTTCAGGATCTGTTCCGGAAAATAGAACGTCTGTATAATGTATCTATAGATGCTGATCCTGCACTGGATAATATAGATCTTTCCTACTCGGGGCGTCTGGATTTGCGGGAAGATGTTGTCGCTGTACTGAAGAATATATACGAACTCAGAGATTATCAGATAATATTAAAAGAAAAGGAGGTGACTATAAGAAAACCTAAATCTACTAAATAA
- a CDS encoding RNA polymerase sigma factor, whose product MSWSNFIHGDAKAFESIYQQYIDDLFAFGLKFHADRETVLDCIHDLFLDLYNNPRIAKDVEVKYYLFSALRRRILKRKKADVYEPLESLPENVWAIGSHELDLILKENQDINVQKVKQEIDKLPKRQKEVLYLKYYMEFSYEEIASIMNVSVESCRTLSYRAFRVLKSHMGPLEYMSALIYIFLK is encoded by the coding sequence ATGTCCTGGTCTAATTTTATACATGGTGATGCAAAGGCATTTGAATCTATCTATCAGCAATATATAGATGATCTGTTTGCGTTTGGTCTCAAGTTTCATGCAGATCGGGAAACTGTGCTGGACTGTATACACGACTTATTTCTGGATCTATATAACAATCCGCGTATTGCGAAGGATGTAGAAGTTAAGTATTACCTGTTCTCAGCTTTGAGAAGAAGAATTCTCAAACGTAAGAAAGCAGATGTGTACGAACCGCTGGAGAGTCTTCCGGAAAATGTATGGGCAATAGGTTCACATGAACTGGATCTTATTCTGAAGGAAAACCAGGATATCAACGTACAGAAAGTCAAGCAGGAGATAGATAAGCTGCCCAAACGGCAGAAAGAGGTGTTGTATCTTAAGTACTATATGGAATTTTCCTATGAGGAGATTGCCAGCATTATGAATGTCAGTGTGGAATCCTGTCGTACATTATCTTACCGGGCATTCCGGGTGCTCAAATCTCATATGGGGCCTTTGGAATATATGTCAGCCCTGATTTATATTTTTTTAAAATAG
- a CDS encoding NAD(P)-dependent alcohol dehydrogenase → MITTKGYAAQTPTSDLAEWEFERREVGPHDVQFDIQYCGVCHSDLHQIRNDWFPGIFPMVPGHEIVGKVIKVGEHVTRFKVGDLAGTGCMVDSCRTCPNCQEGLEQYCDNGNIQTYNGINKYTDGAPTYGGYSNTIVVNEDFVLHVPASLSLAATAPLLCAGITTYSPLRHWKVGKGHKLAVLGLGGLGHMAVKFGVAFGAEVTVLSTSPNKEADARKLGAHHFVVTTDPEQVAKAKNSFDFILDTVSAEHDMAMYMSLLRTNGVHIIVGVPPEAHKIPAFAFIDGRKSVAGSGIGGIAETQEMLDFCAEHQIVSDIELIDIKDIQTAYDRMIKGDVRYRFVIDMATL, encoded by the coding sequence ATGATTACAACAAAAGGATACGCAGCACAAACTCCGACTTCGGATTTGGCCGAATGGGAATTTGAGCGTCGTGAAGTAGGTCCGCATGATGTACAATTTGACATTCAGTACTGTGGCGTCTGTCATTCAGATCTTCATCAGATACGCAACGATTGGTTTCCGGGAATATTCCCCATGGTTCCGGGACACGAAATTGTAGGTAAAGTCATCAAAGTAGGTGAGCATGTGACCCGTTTCAAAGTAGGTGATCTGGCCGGAACAGGATGTATGGTTGATTCCTGCAGAACCTGCCCCAACTGTCAGGAAGGACTGGAGCAGTATTGTGACAACGGAAATATCCAGACTTATAACGGTATCAACAAGTATACGGACGGAGCCCCTACTTATGGTGGGTATTCCAATACAATAGTTGTCAATGAGGACTTCGTATTACATGTCCCTGCATCACTTTCTCTTGCTGCTACAGCACCTTTATTGTGCGCTGGCATTACCACCTATTCTCCGTTAAGACATTGGAAAGTAGGCAAAGGACACAAGCTGGCTGTATTAGGACTGGGTGGACTGGGACATATGGCAGTTAAATTTGGAGTCGCATTCGGCGCTGAAGTAACGGTACTCAGTACTTCTCCGAATAAAGAAGCCGATGCCCGCAAATTGGGAGCACATCATTTCGTAGTCACTACGGATCCGGAACAAGTGGCAAAGGCAAAAAATTCATTTGATTTTATCCTGGATACTGTTAGTGCCGAACATGATATGGCCATGTATATGTCTCTTTTGAGAACAAATGGTGTGCATATCATCGTTGGTGTACCACCTGAGGCGCACAAAATACCGGCTTTCGCATTTATAGACGGCCGCAAAAGCGTTGCCGGATCAGGAATCGGAGGCATTGCTGAAACTCAGGAAATGTTAGATTTTTGCGCAGAACATCAGATTGTATCGGATATCGAACTTATTGATATCAAAGATATTCAGACAGCTTATGACCGCATGATCAAAGGAGATGTAAGGTATCGTTTTGTTATTGACATGGCGACTTTATAA
- a CDS encoding RNA polymerase sigma factor yields MTATDLNKEIILQFSGGSAQAFEHIYKRYSKIIYKRLLFLLKDPETADEILQSLFIKIWDMRETIDADKPFSAYILRMADHMAIDVFRKLTRDKKLQKELWDNFMEYSTSPDEDYIYKENLNILEQAIEQMPPQRKLIFRLCKIEGRSYKEVSEELNISYSTISNQLVIAMKFLKKYAIEHENTLKSALILMIFKDF; encoded by the coding sequence ATGACTGCAACAGATTTAAATAAAGAAATCATTCTCCAGTTTTCAGGAGGAAGTGCGCAAGCATTTGAACATATCTACAAACGATATTCGAAAATCATCTACAAGCGACTTCTTTTCCTACTCAAAGATCCGGAAACGGCAGATGAAATTCTTCAGAGTCTCTTTATCAAAATCTGGGATATGCGCGAAACCATAGATGCAGACAAACCTTTCTCGGCCTATATTCTCCGTATGGCAGATCATATGGCCATAGATGTATTCAGAAAATTAACACGGGACAAAAAGTTACAGAAGGAACTGTGGGACAATTTTATGGAGTACAGCACTTCTCCGGATGAAGACTATATCTACAAGGAAAATCTGAATATTCTGGAGCAGGCGATTGAACAAATGCCTCCGCAGCGAAAGCTGATTTTTCGATTATGCAAGATAGAGGGCAGATCATATAAGGAAGTCAGTGAAGAATTGAATATTTCGTATTCAACGATCAGCAATCAGCTCGTAATCGCTATGAAATTTCTTAAAAAATATGCTATAGAACACGAGAACACGTTAAAATCAGCCCTGATTTTAATGATTTTCAAAGATTTTTAA